In one window of Polyodon spathula isolate WHYD16114869_AA unplaced genomic scaffold, ASM1765450v1 scaffolds_812, whole genome shotgun sequence DNA:
- the tspan31 gene encoding tetraspanin-31 isoform X2, with amino-acid sequence MLVGLLLIGVAAWGKGFGIVSSIHIIGGVIAVGVFLLLISIVGLIGAINHHQVLLFFYMVILFLVFIIQFGVSCSCLAINRGQQEQLLNTSWGHLSNQTRMELETRLDCCGLLNDTLSMVQFRMDFANCAALCKAKNQCYTCGDKMLQHSQEALQILGGVGLFFSFTEILGVWLAVRYRNQKDPRANPSAFL; translated from the exons ATG CTGGTGGGCTTGCTGCTGATAGGCGTGGCGGCCTGGGGGAAAGGCTTCGGCATCGTCTCCAGCATCCACATCATCGGAGGGGTGATTGCTGTCGGGGTGTTCCTGCTTCTGATCTCCATCGTGGGGCTCATCGGAGCCATCAACCACCACCAAGTCCTGCTGTTCTTT TACATGGTCATTCTGTTCCTCGTCTTCATCATTCAGTTTGGGGTGTCCTGCTCTTGCCTGGCCATCAACCGGGGCCAACAG GAACAGCTCCTGAACACCTCCTGGGGTCATCTGAGCAACCAAACGCGCATGGAGCTGGAGACGAGGCTGGACTGCTGTGGGCTACTCAACGACACACTGAGCATGGTCCAGTTCCGGATGGACTTTGCAAACTGCGCCGCG CTTTGTAAAGCAAAGAACCAGTGTTACACTTGCGGGGATAAAATGCTGCAGCATTCACAGGAAGCTCTCCAGATCCTGGGAGGGGTGGGGCTCTTCTTCAGTTTTACCGAG ATCCTGGGAGTCTGGCTAGCTGTGCGCTACAGGAATCAGAAGGACCCACGAGCGAACCCCAGTGCCTTCCTGTag
- the tspan31 gene encoding tetraspanin-31 isoform X1 — protein sequence MVCGGFACFKNALSSLNVVYMLVGLLLIGVAAWGKGFGIVSSIHIIGGVIAVGVFLLLISIVGLIGAINHHQVLLFFYMVILFLVFIIQFGVSCSCLAINRGQQEQLLNTSWGHLSNQTRMELETRLDCCGLLNDTLSMVQFRMDFANCAALCKAKNQCYTCGDKMLQHSQEALQILGGVGLFFSFTEILGVWLAVRYRNQKDPRANPSAFL from the exons ATGGTTTGCGGCGGCTTCGCCTGCTTCAAAAATGCCCTCAGCTCTCTCAACGTCGTTTACATG CTGGTGGGCTTGCTGCTGATAGGCGTGGCGGCCTGGGGGAAAGGCTTCGGCATCGTCTCCAGCATCCACATCATCGGAGGGGTGATTGCTGTCGGGGTGTTCCTGCTTCTGATCTCCATCGTGGGGCTCATCGGAGCCATCAACCACCACCAAGTCCTGCTGTTCTTT TACATGGTCATTCTGTTCCTCGTCTTCATCATTCAGTTTGGGGTGTCCTGCTCTTGCCTGGCCATCAACCGGGGCCAACAG GAACAGCTCCTGAACACCTCCTGGGGTCATCTGAGCAACCAAACGCGCATGGAGCTGGAGACGAGGCTGGACTGCTGTGGGCTACTCAACGACACACTGAGCATGGTCCAGTTCCGGATGGACTTTGCAAACTGCGCCGCG CTTTGTAAAGCAAAGAACCAGTGTTACACTTGCGGGGATAAAATGCTGCAGCATTCACAGGAAGCTCTCCAGATCCTGGGAGGGGTGGGGCTCTTCTTCAGTTTTACCGAG ATCCTGGGAGTCTGGCTAGCTGTGCGCTACAGGAATCAGAAGGACCCACGAGCGAACCCCAGTGCCTTCCTGTag